A genomic window from Algoriphagus sp. Y33 includes:
- a CDS encoding efflux RND transporter permease subunit yields the protein MIKLIISALRKPVTVMVALLAIVFFAVLAIRNMSVDIFPKLGTPTIYVAQTYGGLAPDQIEGFMTSYYEYHFLYINGIKEVESKTIQGVSLMKLTFHEGTDMSQALAEVVAQVNRSRAFMPPGTVPPFITRFDGGGAPVGQLVFSSETRSLGEIQDLALFKVRPKFASIPGVSAPPPFGGNQRTVLIKADPSKLRSYNISPDELVMAIAKGNTISPSGNIRTADKLLIANQNTVVSDIQELANIPLKKGSGPAVYVRDVAEVQNGSDVASGYALINGSRSVYIPVTKRASASTWDVVKQIKANLPDMQAAVPDDIKVSYEFDQSGYVINSLKTLSFEGVLGAMFTGLMVLLFLGDRRSALIVILTIPLAILSAIVCLYLAGQTINIMTLGGLALAIGILVDESTVTIENIHRHQEMGKKKARAILDACKEIALPKLLILISILAVFVPSFFMSGTPRAMFLPLTLAVGFAMIASFLLSQTMVPILTNWFLKDHVPQNENGKFHRFRDRITGYVKNITDKRAWTVGSYLVVIIAMLGALWQFTGTAIFPKVNSGQLQVRLRLPDGTRIENTEEKTKQFLELVNEVAGKENVEITSAFVGIQPPSYPVNTIFLWTSGPHEAVVKIKLKEAGQDLDDLKEKLRKRTVETLPEMRLSFEPADLVDQVMSQGANTSVEIAVQGKDLSESRKFAEEIKNRIEGLSFMRDVQFGIPLNYPSIDLEYDRVRAGQLGITIEDISRSVTAATSSSRFTQPNYWLDASSGNAYQVQVEFPQYLVDQPDAIEKVPLKSENGKTVYVGDVSKWEASTMIGEYDRLNQQRFITVTGNIHDKDLGSALKVLRHEVTALGGPPAGMSVKFRGLAETLTQTFNELSIGLLLAVAVIFLLLAASFQSFRLSFAVLSTVPAVIVGSFLLIWISGNTLNIQSFMGSIMAIGVAVANAILFVTIVEQYRKDQIQNPHLEGIKDRLRPILMTSIAMIAGMTPMALGLGEGGEQTAPLGIAVIGGLLFSVFATVFILPAIYWQLIGHKHYKSISLDPDDEQSTYFGQ from the coding sequence ATGATCAAATTAATCATATCCGCATTAAGAAAACCTGTAACAGTCATGGTGGCCCTTTTGGCGATCGTATTTTTTGCTGTGCTGGCCATCAGGAACATGTCGGTCGATATATTCCCGAAGCTGGGTACGCCCACTATATATGTGGCCCAAACGTACGGAGGTTTGGCTCCCGACCAAATAGAGGGTTTTATGACCTCCTACTACGAATATCATTTCCTGTACATCAATGGTATAAAAGAAGTAGAAAGCAAAACGATCCAGGGCGTTTCCTTGATGAAGCTCACCTTTCATGAGGGGACTGATATGTCCCAGGCCCTGGCTGAAGTAGTGGCCCAGGTCAACCGGTCCAGGGCATTTATGCCTCCCGGTACAGTACCGCCATTCATCACCCGTTTTGACGGAGGGGGCGCACCGGTTGGCCAACTGGTTTTTAGCAGTGAAACCCGGTCATTGGGTGAAATACAAGATCTTGCACTCTTTAAAGTACGCCCCAAATTCGCCTCCATTCCAGGCGTGTCGGCACCGCCTCCTTTTGGTGGAAACCAACGTACCGTTCTTATTAAGGCAGATCCCTCTAAACTGCGCAGTTACAACATCAGTCCGGATGAACTGGTTATGGCCATTGCCAAGGGCAATACCATTTCTCCCTCAGGAAACATCCGGACAGCGGACAAGCTCTTGATCGCAAATCAGAATACAGTGGTTAGTGATATACAGGAGCTGGCCAATATCCCATTGAAGAAAGGCTCCGGGCCGGCTGTTTATGTCCGGGATGTTGCCGAGGTTCAAAACGGATCCGATGTGGCCTCTGGCTATGCCCTGATCAATGGCAGCCGTTCGGTGTATATCCCGGTAACCAAGCGGGCGAGCGCTTCCACCTGGGATGTGGTAAAGCAGATCAAGGCCAACCTTCCGGACATGCAGGCCGCTGTGCCTGATGATATCAAAGTGAGTTATGAATTTGATCAATCGGGCTATGTGATCAACTCGCTGAAAACCCTGTCCTTTGAAGGGGTACTGGGCGCAATGTTTACCGGCCTTATGGTATTGCTGTTCCTGGGTGACAGGCGCAGTGCACTTATAGTGATCCTCACCATACCGCTTGCCATATTATCGGCAATAGTGTGCCTTTATCTGGCCGGACAGACAATCAACATCATGACATTGGGCGGACTGGCACTGGCGATAGGTATTCTTGTAGATGAATCGACTGTGACGATTGAAAACATACACCGACATCAGGAAATGGGCAAGAAGAAAGCACGGGCCATTTTGGATGCGTGCAAGGAAATTGCCTTGCCCAAACTCCTCATCCTGATCAGTATCCTTGCTGTATTTGTTCCGTCATTTTTTATGAGTGGCACGCCCCGGGCCATGTTTTTGCCGCTTACCCTGGCGGTAGGTTTCGCCATGATTGCCTCATTCCTGCTTTCCCAGACGATGGTGCCCATTCTTACCAATTGGTTTTTAAAAGATCATGTCCCACAAAATGAGAATGGAAAGTTTCATCGGTTTCGTGATAGAATCACAGGGTATGTAAAGAATATCACAGATAAGAGAGCATGGACTGTTGGCAGCTATCTGGTAGTCATTATTGCCATGCTTGGGGCTCTCTGGCAGTTTACCGGAACAGCAATATTTCCTAAGGTCAACTCAGGACAGTTACAGGTCCGGCTAAGGCTGCCAGATGGCACCCGTATTGAAAACACCGAAGAGAAAACAAAGCAGTTCCTGGAACTCGTAAATGAGGTGGCCGGCAAAGAAAATGTAGAGATCACTTCCGCATTTGTCGGTATCCAACCGCCCAGTTATCCGGTCAATACCATTTTTTTATGGACAAGCGGTCCGCATGAAGCAGTTGTAAAGATCAAACTGAAAGAAGCAGGACAAGACTTGGACGACCTCAAGGAAAAGCTCAGAAAAAGGACGGTGGAAACCCTACCTGAAATGCGCCTGTCCTTCGAACCTGCCGATCTGGTAGATCAGGTGATGAGCCAGGGGGCAAATACGTCGGTGGAAATTGCCGTGCAGGGTAAGGACCTTTCTGAATCGCGAAAATTTGCCGAAGAAATAAAGAACAGAATTGAAGGGTTATCTTTTATGCGGGATGTTCAGTTTGGTATTCCACTGAATTACCCTTCTATTGACCTGGAGTATGACCGTGTCCGTGCCGGCCAGCTAGGAATTACCATAGAAGACATCAGCCGCTCGGTAACAGCCGCCACCTCTTCCAGTCGTTTCACTCAGCCCAACTACTGGCTGGATGCCAGTTCGGGAAATGCCTACCAGGTGCAGGTGGAGTTTCCCCAATATCTGGTAGATCAACCTGATGCTATTGAAAAGGTACCGCTTAAATCGGAAAACGGAAAAACCGTCTATGTGGGTGATGTCAGCAAATGGGAAGCATCTACCATGATCGGGGAATACGACCGTCTCAACCAGCAGCGGTTCATTACAGTTACCGGAAACATTCATGACAAAGACCTGGGTAGTGCCCTTAAGGTGCTCCGGCATGAAGTAACAGCTCTGGGAGGGCCACCGGCTGGAATGAGTGTAAAATTCAGGGGACTGGCAGAGACCCTTACCCAAACCTTCAATGAACTGAGTATCGGTCTCTTGCTGGCAGTAGCAGTGATTTTCCTGCTGCTGGCGGCCAGCTTTCAGTCGTTCCGGCTTTCCTTTGCAGTGCTTTCTACCGTACCGGCCGTAATAGTAGGTTCCTTCCTTCTTATTTGGATAAGTGGGAACACACTGAACATCCAATCTTTCATGGGGAGTATCATGGCCATAGGTGTGGCAGTGGCCAATGCCATATTATTTGTTACCATAGTGGAGCAATACAGGAAAGATCAGATACAAAACCCGCATCTGGAAGGAATAAAGGACCGGTTGAGACCCATACTGATGACCAGCATTGCCATGATAGCCGGTATGACACCCATGGCGCTTGGATTGGGTGAAGGAGGCGAGCAGACAGCTCCGCTGGGGATAGCCGTGATTGGCGGATTGCTGTTCTCCGTATTTGCTACTGTGTTTATACTGCCTGCCATTTACTGGCAACTGATCGGCCATAAACACTACAAAAGTATATCACTGGATCCGGATGATGAGCAAAGTACTTATTTCGGACAATAG